The Arachis hypogaea cultivar Tifrunner chromosome 14, arahy.Tifrunner.gnm2.J5K5, whole genome shotgun sequence DNA window TATAAAACTTTTGTACAAGGTTAGGGAAACAAATCAATTATCATAAACAATGCATGTGGGTAATACTAATTTATCAAGAAACATGATTTTAGCGATGACAACACCTCTGCCCTTCCAATGATCGTTGATTCTTCGTCTTCTCTCTCTGTTTCTCTTGACTGGGAGGAGAAGATCGAGCCTGGGACGCCCAAGCAACGGTGGCCTAGAGACCGAGCCACTCAAGCGTAGTCGCAGTCGGTGAAGCGTTGCCGATGAAGGGGTGCCTCCGCCGTTCCTACGATTGtcaattcttcctcttctctgTGTTTGTTTCGTCTGTTTTGAGGGAAGAGTAATGGGGGTTGAGGAAGTAAGAGACAATGTCGTTTGAAGTATAACCCACAAACGGTGTCGTTTCACTTAACGCTACGCGTGAAACAACGTTAACGGAATGGGTTAAACAGTTAATGGAAGGACAAACGCAACTTATGTTAaatctttcagggactaatttgattaaaaaaatcattcggaGATGAGAATGACAATCGCGTAATCTTTCGAGGACCAATTTGACAATTaactcattattttattttatttgattcttttgtctacagaaaacagaaaatattgAGCTTTATTATGATTTTCATCCGAATGATGAAATCTATTTTAAGAACATTGATTTCTCATTTCTCCCAAGAGAAATGTTCAAACTAACATTTATTCATTAACTGATACACAACATTAAACAAATTCacacaaaaattacaaaaatgataaCTGGTCCATAATGAAGTAGCAAAAGAATAATTATAATTCACAAGAGATACATCAAGCTACATTGCTATGCACCCTTTTAGGCCTAAATATTAATAACACCCCAAAAAAACACATATGACCCTCTTTTTCTCCCTCTGCTACTCACCAAAACTCtgctctatctctctctctctctctctctctctctctctctctctctttactcaTCCGTCACACATCCGCTAGAAGCTGATTTCACATTTTTAATGTACTGCAATTCAGAAACCAAATAAAAGCTAAGCATaaaagcacaagaaataaagtgtatttattttttcatttttcttttgttgcatctTAAGGAACTTCATGTCTCATCATACCTTGTAGAGAACTCCTTGGTTAGCTTTGTATGGCGGAGCAGACCATTTCTTCTTGCGTGCCTCCATCTCCTCGTCGGATACCAAAGTATCAATCCTCCTCTTCTGGACGTCGATGTTGATGACATCTCCGTTTTGAATCAAGCCGATTGGACCACCCTCCTGTAACATCAATTAAACCACAAGTATTATCAGCTGCTACAAGGAACTATAAGATTTTTCTTCATAGATTGAGTACAAGAACATGTCACGAAATAAATACCATCTCTATCTATATCATTTTAGATAATATAACGACAGCAGGAACATGTTACAGAAAATCATTTGATCGAATATCAAAGATTTTACATTGTTAgcatcttcaattttttttaagcttATTATAGCCATAATAAAATGATAATATAGCATAGTCAATTAACCTGTGCTTCAGGGCATATATGGCCAACAACAAATCCATGTGATCCTCCTGAAAATCTCCCATCAGTCAACAAGGCAACTTCCTGCAGCATCCAAATGTAAGAAATGTCAATAATTAGGTCCATTATCACGGTCTCttgtaaattacaaaataaaataaaatcaaattaagcATATTTGCCAGCATTGATAGATAGATAGACAAGGATTCATATTAATTGAGACTCCTACAGTATCAGAgaaaacaacaataaacaaaaacAAAGCCTCCTTATCCCACTAGGTAGGGTCGGCCACGTGGATCAGACGACACTATTGAGCTTTATTGTGTATCATGTCTACAGTAAGACTGTTTACCTGTAGAAAAGACTATTacaaagaaagtaaatagaatAAACAAAGATATCATAGGTCAGACCTTTCCAAGCCCTGCACCCATTATTGCACTTGTTGGTGTTAACATCTCAGGCATGCCTGGACCGCCCTTAGGTCCCTCTCCCCTAATTACAACCACTTTCCCCTGACAAAGTGGAATATCATATGCAGAGATTCAATTAATGATTTCAATTTAGCAGTGGTTAAATCCGTGTAAAGCGTAACAAGGCAGTGGAAAGAAATACCTTAAAACTTGAAGGATCCTCTGAAATGGCAGCAATCATTGACTCCTCTCCTTCAAATACAAGTGCAGGGCCTGTTGAAAAATCCATGTCATTAACATGTGATTCAGGCAAACATAATTTATCCAAAGCAATATTTTAAGAAATTCATAAAATACAGAGAGAAACTTCACCAGAGAAGTATAGCCCCTCTTTTCCAGTAATTTTAGCAACAGAACCCTGTGGGGCAAGGTTTCCGTATAATATTTGAATGTGCGCTGTCTTCTTTATGGGATTTTCTATAGGCCTTATTATTTCCTGAACCACACATAACACAAAATTTGTAGCTTGCAAGAGATTAATTCATTAACAATCAAATTGTGGGAACTGTGAAGTGTTAGCATtgataaaattaaacataaatgtCATGATACTCATACCTGGCCCGGGGACAAGGGAGGAACAAGTTCAGAATTTTCAGCAAGTGTCCTCCCAGTAACTATAGAAGAGGTATGTCTATGTTAGTGACATGCATATTCTGCAGGAAAGAATCTTCTTTTCTAAACACACAAAGACAAATGGCCATACCAGTCAAACAGTCCCCCTCTAGAAAGCCTTGCTCAAGAAGGTAGCGGATAACAGCAGGGGTTCCTCCAatctatcaaaaacaaaaatgAGTTTCAAGCAATATATGATAGAATAGAATAGCATAGGCACCACAAGCATGACTTCAAGAAAGATAACAACAATCAAACCTTGTTCAACTAAGCAGGATCAGCTACATTTACATTGATAAGAGAGTGCCATAATACCATATAATAAACCAAATCTATTTTAAAACTATTTAAACCTAAATCTTTAAGTTGTTTCTCCAAGAGTTTTTCGGTCAACTCTTAAGTTTTAACTGCTGAGCTTCCCTCCGTGTGATTTATCCGGAATTTATCATGCCTACTCCACATATGACCAAACCACCTAAGTTGAAATTGCACCATCCTTTCCATAGTGGGTACAACCCCAAATTTCACTCTAATTCATTCTTTCTTTATCCTATCCTATATACCCATTGAATGCAATATTTCTCATCTCTACACCATTCACTTTATTTTCTTGAGGTTTTTTTACAACCTAATTTGGtaccattgaaaaaaaaaaaaaagctgaagCAATACTCCATTagttaacataaaaattaaatacataccTTGTGAACATCTTCCATGACATATTTTCCACTAGGCTTGAGATCTGCAAGGAAAGGAACCTCATCGCTAACCTTTTGGAAATCATCAAGAGACAATTCGATGCCAACAGACCTGCCAAAATCATTATATGACCTTTCCAATTAGAATTGTTATCTGAGTAAGAATTTTGGCACCAAACTTCACTTACTTGGCTATAGCAATTAAATGTAACACAGCATTGGTAGATCCACCAAGTGCCATAACTATAACCATTGCATTGCGTAGTGATTTACGAGTGATGATATCTCGGGGCTTCAAGTCCATCTTCAACAATTCGAGAAGATATTTTCCAGCTAATCGGCACTCATCCAACTTTAATGGATCCTCAGCAGGTGTAGATGAGCTATAGAAGTAAAAAATAAAGGAAaccacatattttattttatttttcttgggaCCAAAAAAGATGAGGAAAAACAATGTCAACCTACATAACATACTTACCTATAAGGAAGAGACATTCCCATAGCTTCTATTGCAGAAGCCATGGTATTGGCTGTATACATTCCTCCACAAGCCCCAGCACCCGGGCAAGAGTTGCGGAGAACATTTTGTCGGTATTGATCGTCAATTGATCCACTCACATATTCACCATAAATCTACAGCAAAATTTCTGGTTAAATGTGACATAGTGGTATCCAACTTCTGAGATATTCAGGGAAACAGATATATATTATAAAGTACAGCATTTTAAAGTGCTGACCATTACAAAATTCTCAATTTTTCGATTTAAAGAGGAGCTCCGTTATTTCTAGGAAGATGGTCCAGACTCCAGACATAGGGAATATGACATCCTAATTGACAATATAAGATTTTCTCTAATAATTTCTTGCAAGTATAAAGGACCTCAGAGAGAACCAGTTAGtatatgtttttcttttattcattttcatattttaacTGTTCAAGCAATATTTTCCACTCTCCTCATTAAGTTCTTTCTTCTATCTCTTGAAAAAACTTGCCTTTGTTTTAATTGGTGCAAAATCAAATatgaagaaattaactaaacagGAATCACATTAAGACGGAATTTGACTCGAGACATTTATTTCTTATACCTGAAAGGCAGATACTATGTCGAATGTATTACCCTGAAAATGACCAGGCTGCAAAAAGGAATATTACAATAAACATTAGAAAGAATATAAACAACCTCAGAATCAGTAATGACATTTCACATTTTCACTAAGGAAATGAACAGTTAGGGGGCTGCAGCTGGCTTCACAAACATGTTAATTACATTGATCAAGTGAAATCTAAAACAATTACAAGAGGGCATAGCCGAATTTCCTCCTACCTTTATAGTCCCACCATAAACCATAATGCTTGGTCTGTTGAGGCGGCCCATTGCCATGATTGTACCTGGCATCTGTAAAACTGTGAGATGTATGACTCAACTACTAAAAGAATACAATCTACAACTCCTCTAAAACATACACAAGTAATCACAGCAATACAGCAGAAATTGGAAACTTGACAAGCTAACAACTGAGCTATTGCAGACAAACGAACGTattaaccaacaaaaatcaatCCACCAAATCTGCAAACTAAAGAAACCCAACAAAACAAAGTTAGCAAAAACACTCTCTTTTATCTAATCTATATTCCGGCCTACCGAACTAAAAGAACTTCACTCTAAAAAAAAGTAACCTTTGTATATCCCCATTCACATAAACACAAAATTAAAACCTTGCTTAAGAAAAACAGTATGAAAAACAAGTTGAAAAGTGAAGGTAAAAAGTGTTTACATTTTTGTCACAGCCAGGGATGGAGATGTTGCCATCATACCACTGAGCACTCATAACGGTTTCAATGCTATCAGCGATGAGGTCCCTGGACTGCAAGCTGTAGCACATGCCCCTCGTACCCATGGAAATGGCGTCGCTGACACCGATGGTGTTGAACCTGAAGGGGATCATGCCGGCTTCCCTAACGCCTTCTTTAACGGCCTCGGAAAGTTCCAGAAGGTGCATGTTGCAGGTGTTACCCTCGTACCAGACGGAAGAGACGCCAATCTGGGGCTTGTCCATGTCGTCCTCGGAGAGACCCACGCCATAGAGTACGGCCTGGGAGGCTCCTTGGGACTTTGGTTGGGTTATTCGGGAGCTGTACTTGTTGAGCTTTTGGGTGGCGGCGGCGGCGGAGGAGGACTCCGGCGGGGAGTCGACGGTGACGGAGGGAGAGGATTGGGAGGCTCTGATGGAGAAGAAGGGGAGAGTGCGGCGGTGGAGAGTGGGGAGCGAGGTGGGTAAGAAGAGAGTGGACTGCATTGTGATGATTGAGAAAAGAGAGGAATCAAGATTCAAGAGTGAAGAGTGAAGAGTGGAGAGTGAAGAAAGGGTTTAGAGAAGGGGATTGAGGGTTTAGCTAGGTTAggtatgattaattgattatgaaCATGAAATGACAATTGCCTTTTAAATTTTTGTCACTTATTACCTACTTTTGTCTCTCActcccttttaattttttttaaacttgttTGGCTGgtgttcaaattttttatttgtcagTGTGCTTCatacaaattttaatataataaataaataatatttttatatcattatatctaaatataattaataaataaaataatagtttacataaaatatttaaatattaaattatttttattttataaaatatttttaaaaaaaaaaattaaaagtttacaggaataaattctttttcttccttcctagaataaaaataaaaaaagatgacTTAGgaaattattcaatatttttatgagTTAATAGTGAAAATATTGTTATGTATACATTAAATTGgtatccaaaaatttagacaattAATGTGTCACAAAATAATTAAGTTAGGTGttatcattcaaaaaacaaaaccaACAATTTTACTCACAATTGCATTTTTTAGGTGCcaatttgttgtttttttttttcattagcgGTTTTGACTTTTGACTATTAATTCAACCGGTGatgttatattataaaattattttagtgactaaatttaattaaattggtctaataatttaagaattgataataaaaaattttaattaaaaaaagcaaaaaaaaaataaaaaaggtttaattaaatttaatttaaataataatttcttcGCCTACCATCTCTTTAATCCATATTTTTACACATAAATCACATATATCATGTGTATATAAAAGACTAATTATAGacaccaaaaaatatttttaaaaaactaattattaAGTTATTGACTTTTCCTATTGTGCCAAGGAATTAAGTTATTagttgaatttaaaattaataaaaaaaatgtttacaaatactaaaaattagttggtatatttatatatgtattattttatatttttcgataAAGTGAATagccattaaaatttaaaataatcaaattttttataataaaatactcaattttttttataaaataatcaaaCTTTTTCACGATGATGAAACCAAAtgttaataaatacaaaaaatctgttgtcattatatttttatatatgttaaatttctGAGAAAAGAGCATAATAAGAAagataatattatatgtaaagttgTTGTGTTGAAGTTGTTGTTATATAATACAAGAGTCACTTTATTTATAGGGATATTATCAACTAACTTTATAAATATTCATCTACTAACTACTAGTCATTACTAActtaactcaaaactactaacaactctaataatattttaatatgtctCGGTGGATGAAAGATATTAATAATCCCCAACTTGAATAAGTTTTGATGAGATGGTTGAGAAAGAGGCGTGCAACACGACGACACAGAAGAAGAGACGTGCAGCATAGGTCGCGATTCTGGTCATGACAAGAAAGAGAAAAATGCCTTCGGCTCTGATTAGGGAAAGATGTGAGCAGCGTGCAGTGACGCGGAGGAGACGATGCGTGTAGCGCTGTGacgcagaagaagaaggaagacgcGTGTGTTGCGGGCTGGTGATTTTGGTCATAGAGAAAATGAGGAATAAGGCTACTGCTCTAGTTCTGTGTTTGAGAGTGAGATAATCAGGAAGGAGTAGGaagaaaaacaatagaaaaaaaaaaagggggatgtCGGAGATGTCGCGGCGACACAGGCTGGCCAGCAGCAGGGTGAACAGATAGATAAAGATAGGGAGAAAATGTATGGACAGGGGGGTGGTTCTTGacagaggaagaaggagaaaagggacgaataagaagagaagaaaaaagaagaagtgaCGG harbors:
- the LOC112741177 gene encoding dihydroxy-acid dehydratase, chloroplastic isoform X2, translating into MPGTIMAMGRLNRPSIMVYGGTIKPGHFQGNTFDIVSAFQIYGEYVSGSIDDQYRQNVLRNSCPGAGACGGMYTANTMASAIEAMGMSLPYSSSTPAEDPLKLDECRLAGKYLLELLKMDLKPRDIITRKSLRNAMVIVMALGGSTNAVLHLIAIAKSVGIELSLDDFQKVSDEVPFLADLKPSGKYVMEDVHKIGGTPAVIRYLLEQGFLEGDCLTVTGRTLAENSELVPPLSPGQEIIRPIENPIKKTAHIQILYGNLAPQGSVAKITGKEGLYFSGPALVFEGEESMIAAISEDPSSFKGKVVVIRGEGPKGGPGMPEMLTPTSAIMGAGLGKEVALLTDGRFSGGSHGFVVGHICPEAQEGGPIGLIQNGDVINIDVQKRRIDTLVSDEEMEARKKKWSAPPYKANQGVLYKYIKNVKSASSGCVTDE
- the LOC112741177 gene encoding dihydroxy-acid dehydratase, chloroplastic isoform X3, translating into MAMGRLNRPSIMVYGGTIKPGHFQGNTFDIVSAFQIYGEYVSGSIDDQYRQNVLRNSCPGAGACGGMYTANTMASAIEAMGMSLPYSSSTPAEDPLKLDECRLAGKYLLELLKMDLKPRDIITRKSLRNAMVIVMALGGSTNAVLHLIAIAKSVGIELSLDDFQKVSDEVPFLADLKPSGKYVMEDVHKIGGTPAVIRYLLEQGFLEGDCLTVTGRTLAENSELVPPLSPGQEIIRPIENPIKKTAHIQILYGNLAPQGSVAKITGKEGLYFSGPALVFEGEESMIAAISEDPSSFKGKVVVIRGEGPKGGPGMPEMLTPTSAIMGAGLGKEVALLTDGRFSGGSHGFVVGHICPEAQEGGPIGLIQNGDVINIDVQKRRIDTLVSDEEMEARKKKWSAPPYKANQGVLYKYIKNVKSASSGCVTDE
- the LOC112741177 gene encoding dihydroxy-acid dehydratase, chloroplastic isoform X1, producing the protein MQSTLFLPTSLPTLHRRTLPFFSIRASQSSPSVTVDSPPESSSAAAATQKLNKYSSRITQPKSQGASQAVLYGVGLSEDDMDKPQIGVSSVWYEGNTCNMHLLELSEAVKEGVREAGMIPFRFNTIGVSDAISMGTRGMCYSLQSRDLIADSIETVMSAQWYDGNISIPGCDKNMPGTIMAMGRLNRPSIMVYGGTIKPGHFQGNTFDIVSAFQIYGEYVSGSIDDQYRQNVLRNSCPGAGACGGMYTANTMASAIEAMGMSLPYSSSTPAEDPLKLDECRLAGKYLLELLKMDLKPRDIITRKSLRNAMVIVMALGGSTNAVLHLIAIAKSVGIELSLDDFQKVSDEVPFLADLKPSGKYVMEDVHKIGGTPAVIRYLLEQGFLEGDCLTVTGRTLAENSELVPPLSPGQEIIRPIENPIKKTAHIQILYGNLAPQGSVAKITGKEGLYFSGPALVFEGEESMIAAISEDPSSFKGKVVVIRGEGPKGGPGMPEMLTPTSAIMGAGLGKEVALLTDGRFSGGSHGFVVGHICPEAQEGGPIGLIQNGDVINIDVQKRRIDTLVSDEEMEARKKKWSAPPYKANQGVLYKYIKNVKSASSGCVTDE